ATTGTTATAGAGTAACGTAATTCGCGTTCAAAAAAACTAAGTGAATCAAATCTCTCATAAAAGAAGACTTAAAAGTGACATTTATAAATGCACATTTACTTTCTTTCTATACAAAAATTAAGTTGGAAGACACAAAATTGTCATCCATCAATATTTATAGgatgctaatatatatatatatatttaaattaaattatcttatgatattataaaaaattatgaaattatcAAAATGATCCAATGAAAAACTAATATGATACATATTTTCTATAagatgaaattttaatattttattttttaaaaatattttatatttattttgtgtggttataattttatttattatatatttgggtcatatggaatttttaattatttttaatttaaataattaataaaatataaaatattaatattaatattaaaaaataaattgattataaaatatttaataaaaatttaaaaatataattttaaccaaACAACACTTACGTCAACCTATTGCTTATCGAACATTTAAATATTCTATAATTATACATTTATTCAAACTTTTTTCTtcaattataaattaaaaatacaaaccagatgtgtgaataaatgaagaaaaaagtTGTGTTATAGTAGGTAGGACATTAATCGAAATTTCTTTGCTAGCGTTGACCTGTACGTTGACATTGTCAATTAACCGGACCATAATTGGACCAAAGAAACGGCTCAATAGGCCGGTccgggccgggccgggccgggTTAGTTAATGCCCATCAATCGGACGGTCATCTTCCAGACGGTGCGGGCTCCTCTTTTGGGAACGCCAGATTAGGTTTTGGGCAATAAAGAAGCGGTCGTCTGCGGCTCTCTCGTCGTCTGCTCTTGGGAGTTCGCGCGGCAACCCTTCCTCCACCATCCGCTTAGGTACGCTTTTTTATCTCTTTTCGATCTCTGGGTTTACATTTATGGGTTCTCTTTGGCTTTGGATGCAGAACAGGCTAAAATCTCTGTCAGAACCAAAGTTTCAGATTGGAGACGGAAGAAGGGGTTACTTTTGTGCCGTTCCTATCTCCTGATCGGTCACGGCTCGTCGCTGGACCTCTTCCCTTATCGTTTTGTGCCCTTCAAGTAATTCTATCATCTCGGACTGAGGAATCGAACAACCATGTCGTCTCTGAGGAACGCTATCCCTCGAAGGACTCACAAAGAGCGAGCTCAGCCGTATGTGAACTTTCTTCGATtgttcctttgttttcttttcttttcctttttcctacGCTCACGATTGCGATAATTTGCGCTCGTTCATATGACAGCCAACAAAGAAAGAAGTTTGGGCTTCTCGAGAAGCATAAGGATTATGTCCTGCGAGCACGGGCATTCCACCAGAAGGAAGATACTCTGAGGGTGAGAAGCTTTTGTTTTCTCCGCGTGTTATTTGTGGCTTTGGGGTCTCATGTGTTGGTCTCATGTGTTGCATCTATCAGAAATTAAGGGAGAAGGCAGCTTCTAGAAATCCAGATGAGTTCTACTTCAAGATGGTTAACACACGAATGGTTGATGGGATTCATAGACCCAAGTAATCCTCGATATCTAACCCTTGATTGGCTAGAtttcattaatataataatactgaCACAATGTCCTTCAGGAGCGAAGCAAACAAGTACACACCGGAGGAGCTCATGCTGATGAAGACACAAGATATTGGATATGTTCTTCAGAAAGTTCAAAGTGAAAAGAAGGTTCAATCGTTAAATCACTTTCTATTTTGCCTATAGCGATTGATGGTACTATGGGGCATTCAATTTCTTATTATGATTGTTTGTTCATTGTAGAAAATTGAAAGATTAAATTCTGCCCTTCATACACTGGATCATCAGCCTGAGAACAAGCATGTGTATTATGCAGAGGATAGGTATGCCTGAGGCCCATGCCGTTTCTTGGTGTTGAATATTATAGGAGCTCACATGAATTGCAGGCGATGGATTATCATTGTCCATGTAGAGCATCGAGGGCTATATGATTTAGTATATATCTGGTCTTTCAAAATACTTGGTTGCCGAAATGAGTTAAGAGAAAAGGCTCTTTTTCTTTATGATCTTATGTTACTCATATAATAAGCCATCTAGTTGACATCATTGGGATTTCTTGATTTTGCCTAATATAACTACATCACTTGCTTGCCAGtaagttgttttttcttttatgttctcATGAAATATAACTAAATTACTAGCATCCTGTGGCCCTTGTGGATCAGTGGCAAGATAAAAGAACATTTGGTCAACCCATGTAGAAGTTATTTGATATGATAGTCTAGCATCCTGCTTGTTTCAATCAATGACAACTGGACAAATATGTGATATATATTTAGCCTTTAACTTTGATGTTTAAATATAGGAAACATGTGTACTGGAGTTATATTGCAATGTATAGTTGATGAGTCCTAATGGCCCGCCTCAAAAGGCGCATCAAGGGGAGGAGTGTTGGGGGTTTTTATGACCCTGGCTCTCCAACTCTTTTACCTATTTGGCTTTAAATGTTGCCTCATCAGAGCCCTTGTTTGGGGACGCATCAAGGTTTCTCCAGCTTGGATGAGCCATCATTCAATGAGATCCTTCACCAGGCCATCACCTACTCGGGCTTGGGTGCCCACAAGGTGTTATCCTATCTGAGCTACGTCCTACATGTCTTTGTCCTTTTTGGGGTGTCGAGGAAATGAGGCTTGAGGCTTTTATAAGGTCTTGGTTCTCCAATTCTCTACCTGATATGAGATTAGATATGGattaatttatttattcttttttgctAGTGCAAACAAGATAAGTTTAAGAAAAAATGTGCAAATATACTATGGTCCTTTGGGTAAAttgtaaaatctaaaattataaaaGTTCAGCAACAATATAATAGAGTACTAGATTAAGATTGTTGATACATATTTGACACCTGGGAGCCACCTTGATTGGGGAAAAGGTAGTTAATAGGTTATTCATTAGCTTGTCACAAGGCAGTTATTGGTTATGCCCAGTAATAACAAGTAGGCCTAAACTAAGGTACATAATTGTTTATCCTCTTGGTAATAAGGGGAGTTCTGCTATGAAGTGTACAGAATTAATAtgattagttgtcatcattataATTTGTAATGTATGTTCACAAGCTTTGGTTTTTTCCAGTTAAAGAATGTATTGTTTTTTCTATATAATTCATGTGGTTTCTATATCTTATTTTACCAATAACGTATAGTTTTCTCTTTATAGTTGGTCTTTTGTTtctatcttatatttattctaaAATTTTGCTTCACCCCTCATTATGCAACAGAGAAGAAGTCAAAGAAATACAATCTAGACAATTGGAAAAGAAGGATTCACTTACTTCTGTAAAGGTTCCAGGTCGTATAAAAAAGTAAGTGAAATTTGATATTGGATTTTCTGATGAGTTTCCATTTATGCTCATAAATATTCAATGATGTTTTCTGGATATTAAGTTTGTTTATTACTAGTCATTAGTAATCGAAGTCATCCATCCAGATGAAGTATTGGGTTATATTTATTGTTTAAAATCCTTTTGAACTCTCAAACCAGGGGGTGTTGTTTGTTGGAAGGTTTTTTTGTTGAGGGGGGGGGCGTTTGGTTTCCCACTGCTATACATGCCTGCAAATATAGTTGTAGGCAATCACTTGCCTACAAGTTGGGGTGGTGTTGCTGTTGTTTGGTAGTCTGTATATGTGGTTGGGCCTTGCACCTGCAAGAACAATTCAATTCCTTTGTTCCATGCAAATGGAGTAATATGGTAGCTCTCCTAACTGGAGCACGATATTATTCTCATGTCATCAATGATAACGTAAATATATATCACTTATAAAATATAGATTTTTTTATATGTAGGGTTATCTTTTGTAttttgctttattttatgcttagtGGTGATGAAAGATCTATGTAGCTGATCCCGAATAATCATAAAATTACATCTTTGTTCTTGTATATTTTATCAtcctatatttatatatagtttaTTTTATTGTAATATTATATATAACTTAAGTTTTGATGACATTTAAAACTTACATATTATGATCTTACACCTTTTGCCAGCAAACTTACATGAAGCCTATACGTCTCGTGTGAGTGCCAGAAGTAAATTTTTAACTAGACACTATCGGAATTAACCCATCCTTTCCTTTTCTTCATTACTTTTCTTTCAGTTCTCTTTGGGTGATCTAATTTGTTCTTTTATTTTCGtaaaacttttcttttttttattttggcatCTGGTGCTTGTCATTCTATGTCATGGTGCTTTAATATGTATGATGCTTTACCTTAGCTTTTCTGATGTTTACGGCTCTCTCATTCCCAGGAAAACAGCTGCATCTTACAGAGAACTGGAAGCAAGGCAGAAAAGGGTTCAAAACCTGGAAAAGCTCTACTCCGATATGGCCTTGCAAAAGGAATTGCAGGTTACTGATTCTTGTATTCTCATTTAGGAATAAGGTGCATGCAGGTCATTAACTTAAATTACTTGGAGCAACTAAGGTGTATTCTGTCTTTCATGCTGCAGAAATCTGGCAGAAAGCGTAGACTTCGTGAAGATGAAATTGTTCAACCCACGAGTAGACCCGTGTATAAATGGCGCGCAGAACGCAAGCGTTAGATTATGTTCACCGTCGTCGTCGACACTAATTTGATGATACTCATCTTTATGAAACCAGTGGTTGGCTCCAGGAAATAGATTGATCCAAAGAACCTGTGCAGGTTCAGCTGGAATTTTCCTTTTTTCTCTCTATCATGTTACCCAGATCTCTTTGGGGGCTGATTCCGAATCAAGAATCTTACTTTCCCTACTCGTTCTTTTTCTGTTCCTTTCACCCTTTGGGTGCTCGAGAGAAGAAAGGAGGTCGAGGTGGACCTGTGCGAGTATGGGTATATGTCTGGATTCGAATCATACATAATTATTTGCAAGATATATACCTTCGGCTTCGAATTTAATCctctgtttttttttatttatccatCTAATTATCCGTCACATACATTAATCGAAATATAAATATTCCCAGAACAATATATTCTTACTTCTAGAAATGGCCACTCTCATATTAGATTTACATATTATCATTTCACACTTGGttacaaataaaaaaaagtgtaggaaaaacaaaaataaaaagaaaacaacaaGCGTGGTTATTAAACCTAGAAAATGAGCAATAGTTTGATCAACCGATTAGATCATCCGTGTATAGAACTCAAGCAAGCAAGATAAatcttcaaatacaaaattagtaGTTTTGGTAGCTTGAACGACCAATCCTTTTTCGATAGAATAATTTACGTTCATAAGAATATAAAAAACAATTTAAGTCAATCTCAATATGTACTTTAGATATATCTTCCTGAATTACATCTCACGATAATAACTACCTACGGTGGAGGTTATATGAAGATGATAGACAACTACAGTAAGAAAATGACAACACCATCATTATTTCTTGTATCAAAGGCATTCTCATGCTCCATCATAATTAATGCAAGTCATTCTCATCTAATCATGCTTTCGATTTTATTCTTAAAAAAGAACATGTAATACTCTCGAACATGGTCTTCTGGACATGGGGAAGACGGCAATGGACCTCTCCTTTTCTCTTTGCCGTCTTCCCCATGTCGTCTCTCACCGTCGTCTCTCCTTACGTCGTCATCAACCTCTCTTGTTGCCTCTCTTCTATGGAAAAGCATTACTCTTTGATGTTGTTGTAAGACATTACCAATAAAATGgctacaaataaaataattttcataatatataattaaataaagtcTATCACGTCCTCCTAAATCACAATAAAACATTATTTTAGTGACTCTTGCGTATCATCATGCATGCTTCTTGCGTATCATCATGCATGCATTTTATGTAAATCTACAGCTCAATATGagctgcaaaattgaagtcaatcCAAATCCAAATCGAAACTAAAACTTTCCTTACATATCTATTCTCTTTCTCGATTATTTTGATTAAGCGGATCGGGGAGGCTTTGCTGAAACCCGACCCGCTGTCTTCCCTACACCTTTCTGTCACTACTTAATTGATTACCCCCTCAATTTAATCTGACGCAGTAACGTTACCAGTCATCTGATATGCCCAACCGTTCATCTCCCATTTTGCCGCTCGTGGTTGGGCAAAGAGGGGGACGGGAGGGGTataaccataataataataataataataataatagaagagAGCGTACTCGAAATCCCAACGGGTAGTATCCGATTTGGGAGATGAGTAAGAATCAAAAAAAGGAAAGGATTGGTTAACTTTCCTTGCAAGGGAAAATTGGGAAATGAAATGAAACAAAATCGCTGGAAAATCTCAATCAATGAGGCGCGTACCAAATTATAAGACCGATTTGGGATTTTATGCTGCTGGTGGTTCAATTTGGTGACTCTGTTTTCGGTGCAATTGCGTTTCCTTCTTCTTCGTCTCTGTTGGGAACGAAAGGGAGCGAGCGATGGAGGAAGTGGTGGCGGGACGGGCGGCGGCGCTTGTTGTCGTGCTGCTGctaatggcggcggcggcggtggcgccgCTGTGCTGCGCCAATGACCCCACCGCTTACTTCAACTGGGACGTCTCCTACGTCACCGCCTCACCTCTCGGCGTCCCTCAGCAGGTACGTTGATCGTAATCCTCGCCCGCTCCTCCGCACACCTTAATGCTCCTCCTCCCCTACGACTGTTGCTAGGTGATAGCGGTGGCGAAGCAGTTCCCTGGTCCCATCGTGAACGTGACCACCAACTGGAACGTCGTCGTGAACGTGCGCAACAGCTTGGACGAGGATCTCCTCCTTACATggtcttttcttctctctcttttcttcttccctATTCATATAGATGATCTTTGGGAAGAAAGAATATTGGATTGTTGGAATTCGGTCCATTCTGGTTCTTGTTGGTGATGAATCTTGATGTATCTGTATGAATGTATGAGTTCAAGAAGAATTGAGTCTGGTCTCTCTGTCTTTCTTGTTAAGGTCTTAATGTGAATCTTGATGGCCAGGGATGGGATACAGATGCGGAAGAACTGTTGGGATGACGGGGTCTTGGGCACCAACTGCCCAATCCCGCCGGGCTGGAACTGGACTTACGACTTCCAGGTGAAGGACCAGATCGGCAGCTTCTTCTACTTCCCCTCTCTCGGCCTCCAGCGCGCCGCCGGCGGTTACGGCGGCATCATCGTCAACAGCCGCGACGTAGTCCCGGTGCCCTTCGCCAAGCCCGATGGTGACATCACCCTCTTCATCGGCGATTGGTACATCAAGAACCATACGGTGAGTTCGACACATAGCAAGCGCCACTGGAATGATGCATCACATTCATACCGAGTAACCTGTAGGACTTGAGGAAGATGCTCGACGATGGGAAGGATCTCGGCATGCCTGACGGCGTTCTGATGAACGGGAAGGGGCCATATCGCTATAATGCCACACTCGTTCCGGACGGTATCGACCATGAGACCATCAATGTCGAACCAGGTGATCATCCTCTGTTTGCCAGTACAGAAGCCTTTTTCTCTTTCTACTTCTCTAGAATCGAATTATGTTTTGGCATCCTTCG
Above is a genomic segment from Musa acuminata AAA Group cultivar baxijiao chromosome BXJ3-4, Cavendish_Baxijiao_AAA, whole genome shotgun sequence containing:
- the LOC135635435 gene encoding probable U3 small nucleolar RNA-associated protein 11, whose amino-acid sequence is MSSLRNAIPRRTHKERAQPQQRKKFGLLEKHKDYVLRARAFHQKEDTLRKLREKAASRNPDEFYFKMVNTRMVDGIHRPKSEANKYTPEELMLMKTQDIGYVLQKVQSEKKKIERLNSALHTLDHQPENKHVYYAEDREEVKEIQSRQLEKKDSLTSVKVPGRIKKKTAASYRELEARQKRVQNLEKLYSDMALQKELQKSGRKRRLREDEIVQPTSRPVYKWRAERKR